A window of Parasynechococcus marenigrum WH 8102 contains these coding sequences:
- the recG gene encoding ATP-dependent DNA helicase RecG produces MADSSRSQESRGLNREQLTELLGWLKPLQQALSLEVETGFNNLQGRQQRFDGFLVHQLAAPPPLPYPPGVEARLQRLHQGFVGYEELPESGRRRLVTDTRQWLHELRLRLEPSAPMAPPRLRLATATASAPRRELGLDSPLTQLQGVGPKLAGRLAAIGLLLVRDLLKHYPRDHVDYATRRRIEALVVGETATIVATIRRCNGFVSPRNPNLSILELQLQDPTGRIKVTRFLAGKRFSSPAYLKGQQRLYPQGATVAVSGLIKEGPYGATFQDPLIEVLESSNAEVRSRNIGRLMPVYGLTEGVAADRFRQLIDQVLPLARAWPDPLNQTERRDWSLVSLPEAFQGLHAPDDPSQLDQARRRLVFDEFLLLQLGLLRRRRTLSQRPCPQLELIRRGDGLVGKFLASLPFAFTAAQERVFGEIEADLQRSQPMARLVQGDVGSGKTVVAIAALLSTISSGWQGALMAPTEVLAEQHHRNLCRWLPPLHVTVELLTGATPKTKRRQLLDDLANGSLKVLVGTHALLEDPVVFSRLGLVVVDEQHRFGVHQRDRLLNKGLQPHLLTMTATPIPRTLALSLHGDLDVSQIDELPPGRTPIRTAMLTAAQRSQAYELIREEVARGQRAYVVLPLVEESEKLELRSAVEVHAELASEVFPELTLGLLHGRLNSADKQSVLRDFADGRSQVLVSTTVVEVGVDVPEASVMVIDHAERFGLAQLHQLRGRVGRGAAASHCLLINGSSNPLARQRLDVLVCSNDGFEIAEMDLRLRGPGQVLGTRQSGLPDLALASLADDGAVLEDARAAAQQLMEQDPDLSAHQVLLALLEEQQRRLSGAAPLN; encoded by the coding sequence TTGGCAGACTCCTCCCGATCCCAAGAGTCCCGCGGATTGAACCGCGAGCAGCTCACTGAGTTGCTGGGTTGGCTGAAGCCCTTACAGCAGGCTCTTTCGCTTGAGGTCGAGACGGGGTTCAACAATCTGCAGGGCCGTCAGCAACGGTTTGATGGCTTTCTGGTTCATCAGCTTGCAGCCCCCCCACCACTGCCCTACCCCCCTGGTGTTGAGGCGCGCCTGCAGCGCTTGCACCAGGGTTTTGTCGGTTACGAGGAGTTGCCTGAAAGCGGCCGCCGAAGGCTGGTCACCGACACTCGCCAGTGGCTGCATGAGTTGCGGCTCCGCCTCGAACCATCAGCGCCCATGGCACCGCCACGGCTGCGGTTGGCGACGGCAACCGCATCAGCACCTCGTCGGGAGCTTGGTCTTGACAGTCCGCTGACCCAGCTCCAAGGCGTTGGACCGAAGTTGGCGGGTCGTCTGGCGGCGATTGGTCTGCTGCTGGTTCGAGACCTGCTGAAGCACTATCCGCGAGACCACGTCGACTACGCCACCCGCCGCCGCATCGAGGCCCTGGTGGTCGGAGAAACGGCCACGATCGTGGCCACCATTCGCCGCTGCAACGGCTTCGTCAGTCCGCGCAATCCGAATCTGTCGATTCTGGAACTGCAGCTCCAGGACCCCACCGGTCGGATCAAGGTGACACGGTTTCTGGCGGGGAAACGCTTCAGCTCACCGGCCTATCTCAAGGGGCAACAGCGGCTGTATCCCCAGGGGGCGACGGTGGCCGTCAGTGGTCTGATCAAAGAGGGGCCCTATGGGGCGACCTTCCAGGACCCGTTGATTGAGGTGCTGGAAAGCAGCAATGCCGAGGTGCGATCCCGCAACATCGGTCGTCTGATGCCGGTCTATGGATTGACGGAAGGGGTTGCGGCAGACCGCTTCCGTCAACTGATCGACCAGGTGTTGCCCCTAGCTCGGGCCTGGCCTGACCCCCTCAACCAGACCGAGCGCCGGGATTGGTCGTTGGTCAGCCTGCCGGAAGCGTTTCAGGGACTGCATGCACCGGATGATCCCAGCCAGTTGGATCAGGCCCGGCGTCGGCTGGTCTTTGATGAATTCCTTCTGTTGCAGCTCGGTCTGTTGCGGCGTCGACGCACCCTGAGCCAGCGTCCTTGTCCCCAGCTCGAGTTGATCCGTCGCGGTGATGGGCTCGTGGGGAAATTTCTGGCTTCCCTGCCCTTTGCCTTCACCGCTGCACAGGAGCGGGTCTTCGGCGAAATCGAGGCCGATCTGCAGCGTTCCCAGCCGATGGCCCGGCTGGTGCAGGGGGATGTCGGTTCCGGTAAAACCGTCGTAGCCATTGCGGCGTTGCTAAGCACCATCAGTTCCGGCTGGCAGGGCGCCTTGATGGCTCCGACGGAGGTTCTGGCCGAACAACACCACCGCAACCTTTGCCGCTGGCTTCCCCCACTGCATGTGACGGTTGAGTTGCTCACCGGCGCGACGCCGAAAACCAAACGGCGCCAACTGCTGGATGACCTGGCCAACGGCTCCCTCAAGGTTCTGGTGGGGACCCATGCCCTGCTGGAGGATCCGGTGGTGTTTTCCCGCCTGGGACTGGTGGTGGTGGATGAGCAGCACCGCTTCGGCGTGCACCAGCGGGACCGACTGCTCAACAAGGGTCTGCAGCCCCATCTGCTCACGATGACCGCCACCCCGATCCCCCGCACCCTGGCCCTGTCCCTCCATGGCGACCTGGACGTGAGTCAGATCGACGAACTCCCGCCAGGACGGACACCCATCCGCACCGCCATGCTCACGGCAGCGCAGCGGTCGCAGGCCTACGAGTTGATCCGTGAGGAGGTGGCCCGTGGCCAACGGGCCTATGTGGTTTTGCCCCTGGTGGAGGAATCCGAGAAACTAGAACTGCGATCAGCTGTTGAGGTTCACGCTGAACTGGCCTCGGAGGTGTTCCCGGAGCTGACGCTCGGTTTGTTGCACGGCCGCTTGAACAGTGCGGATAAGCAGTCGGTGCTGCGGGACTTTGCCGATGGCCGCAGCCAGGTGCTCGTGTCCACCACGGTGGTGGAAGTGGGTGTGGATGTGCCCGAGGCCAGCGTGATGGTGATCGACCACGCCGAACGTTTCGGATTGGCCCAGTTGCATCAGCTGCGAGGCAGGGTCGGCCGTGGGGCGGCCGCCTCCCACTGCCTGTTGATCAATGGCAGTTCCAACCCCCTGGCCCGTCAGCGCCTGGATGTGCTGGTGTGCTCCAACGATGGCTTCGAGATCGCCGAGATGGACCTTCGCCTGCGGGGGCCAGGTCAGGTGCTGGGAACCCGACAATCCGGCCTTCCCGATCTGGCACTGGCCAGCCTTGCTGATGATGGTGCGGTGCTTGAGGATGCCCGTGCAGCGGCGCAACAGCTGATGGAGCAGGACCCGGATCTGTCCGCTCATCAAGTCCTCCTGGCCTTGTTGGAGGAACAGCAACGTCGGCTCAGCGGAGCGGCACCCCTGAATTGA
- a CDS encoding M15 family metallopeptidase, which translates to MVGFSKPMRPWSDRPIHDNGEPLVALPPTLLRLEPHPYVAAGAPYGPSADPFQLRSGVVDRLLAAQQDLQARQSDLLLAIFDAWRPLAVQAYMVEQAVTAEINRRGIDRADREQVAAVRQAVGRFWAPPSPDPSTPPPRSTGAAVDLTLASQSDGGPLAMGGEIDAVDVISEPDHYAAAAPDSEEALWHQRRKLLASVMQSAGFAQHPNEWWHFSHGDQLWAWRSAAGCAIYAAAPSSSLTA; encoded by the coding sequence ATGGTTGGTTTCAGCAAGCCCATGCGTCCCTGGAGTGATCGTCCGATTCACGACAACGGGGAGCCCCTTGTGGCGCTGCCGCCAACCCTGTTGCGACTCGAACCACACCCGTACGTCGCGGCTGGTGCCCCCTATGGCCCTAGCGCAGATCCCTTTCAGTTGCGCTCCGGTGTGGTGGATCGCCTCCTGGCAGCGCAACAGGACCTTCAGGCAAGGCAATCCGACCTGCTGCTGGCCATTTTTGATGCCTGGCGGCCGCTGGCCGTTCAGGCCTACATGGTGGAGCAGGCGGTGACGGCTGAAATCAATCGACGCGGCATCGATCGGGCTGACCGCGAACAAGTCGCTGCTGTGCGTCAAGCGGTCGGTCGCTTCTGGGCGCCACCGAGCCCTGATCCCTCCACACCGCCTCCCCGTAGCACCGGTGCCGCCGTGGATCTCACCCTCGCCAGCCAAAGCGATGGAGGTCCATTGGCGATGGGGGGCGAGATCGACGCCGTTGATGTCATCTCAGAACCTGACCATTACGCCGCTGCTGCGCCGGATTCGGAAGAGGCGCTCTGGCATCAGAGGCGGAAGCTTCTGGCGTCTGTGATGCAGTCAGCCGGTTTTGCTCAGCATCCCAATGAGTGGTGGCACTTCAGCCACGGAGATCAGCTCTGGGCGTGGCGCAGTGCTGCCGGTTGTGCGATCTATGCTGCAGCACCCAGCAGCTCACTCACCGCCTGA
- a CDS encoding HlyD family efflux transporter periplasmic adaptor subunit produces MTRLWSHYGSVGLVCLVFVLIGCGGDQSTKAPSDKSASDANEAVARPEAVAALGQLEPAGDVRRLAAPTAGVAGTPRIEQLLVDEGAVIRRGQVLARFDTKAGLEADLAAVEADLASLEDEIALQKVEVSRYSRGANWGAVSLVQRESSREDLVRLEGEQAQALARRQGLLVDLEDSELVSPLDGLVLEIHAREGERPGSDGVMDIGASQKMQARIEVYESDIAQINLDQQVQLTSENGGFSGQLSGRVIQISPRVQQRDVLSTDPTGDADARVVEVLVALDDADVRRVIRLAGLKVIARFEP; encoded by the coding sequence TTGACCCGACTCTGGAGTCATTACGGTTCGGTCGGGCTGGTTTGTTTGGTGTTCGTACTGATCGGCTGTGGTGGCGATCAGTCCACGAAGGCCCCATCGGATAAATCAGCTTCTGACGCAAACGAAGCCGTTGCCCGTCCCGAAGCGGTCGCGGCCCTGGGGCAGCTGGAGCCCGCTGGAGATGTGCGTCGCCTGGCCGCTCCAACCGCCGGCGTTGCCGGAACACCAAGGATCGAACAGCTGCTGGTTGATGAAGGGGCTGTGATTCGCCGGGGACAGGTGCTTGCCCGCTTCGACACCAAAGCCGGTCTGGAGGCAGACCTGGCAGCTGTTGAGGCCGACCTGGCGAGTCTCGAAGACGAGATTGCCCTACAAAAAGTTGAGGTGTCGCGGTATTCGCGCGGGGCCAATTGGGGTGCTGTTTCGCTGGTTCAACGCGAATCCAGCAGGGAAGATCTGGTTCGTCTCGAGGGTGAACAGGCACAGGCCCTGGCCCGGCGTCAGGGCTTGCTGGTGGATTTAGAGGACAGTGAGCTGGTCTCTCCCCTGGACGGCCTTGTCCTGGAGATCCATGCGCGCGAGGGCGAACGGCCTGGCAGTGATGGGGTGATGGATATCGGCGCCAGCCAGAAGATGCAGGCTCGGATCGAGGTTTACGAGTCCGATATCGCGCAGATCAACCTGGATCAGCAGGTGCAGCTGACCAGCGAGAACGGTGGCTTCAGCGGTCAGCTCAGCGGTCGCGTCATCCAGATCAGTCCACGGGTGCAACAGCGCGATGTGCTGTCCACCGATCCCACCGGTGATGCCGATGCCCGGGTGGTGGAGGTGCTGGTGGCTCTCGACGACGCCGATGTCCGCCGGGTGATCCGTTTGGCCGGGTTGAAGGTCATCGCCCGGTTCGAGCCATGA
- the rpsB gene encoding 30S ribosomal protein S2, giving the protein MAVVTLAEMMEAGAHFGHQTRRWNPKMSRYIYCARNGVHIIDLVQTAVCMNNAYKWTRSAARSGKRFLFVGTKKQASEVVALEAARCGAAYVNQRWLGGMLTNWTTMKARIDRLKDLERMESSGAIAMRPKKEGAVLRRELERLQKYLGGLKTMRRLPDVVVLVDQRRESNAVLEARKLDIPLVSMLDTNCDPDLCEVPIPCNDDAVRSVQLVLGRLADAINEGRHGNNEQRGGGDAEG; this is encoded by the coding sequence ATGGCTGTTGTCACCCTCGCCGAGATGATGGAGGCGGGTGCCCATTTTGGGCACCAGACCCGTCGTTGGAACCCCAAGATGTCGCGCTACATCTACTGCGCGCGCAATGGTGTTCACATCATCGATCTCGTGCAGACCGCCGTCTGCATGAACAACGCCTACAAATGGACCCGTTCCGCTGCCCGCAGCGGCAAGCGTTTCCTGTTTGTCGGCACCAAAAAGCAGGCCTCTGAAGTAGTTGCACTCGAGGCAGCTCGCTGCGGAGCCGCCTATGTGAACCAGCGCTGGCTGGGCGGCATGCTCACCAACTGGACCACGATGAAAGCCCGGATCGACCGCCTCAAGGATCTTGAGCGGATGGAGTCCAGCGGCGCCATCGCGATGCGCCCCAAGAAGGAGGGTGCTGTGCTGCGCCGGGAACTGGAACGGCTCCAGAAGTACCTGGGTGGTCTCAAGACGATGCGTCGTCTCCCCGATGTGGTGGTGCTGGTGGACCAGCGCCGCGAGTCCAACGCCGTTCTCGAAGCGCGCAAACTGGACATCCCTCTGGTGTCCATGCTCGATACCAACTGCGATCCGGACCTCTGTGAGGTGCCCATCCCCTGCAACGACGACGCTGTGCGTTCGGTGCAACTGGTGTTGGGGCGTCTCGCCGATGCCATCAACGAGGGCCGCCACGGCAACAACGAGCAGCGCGGCGGCGGCGACGCCGAAGGCTGA
- a CDS encoding DevA family ABC transporter ATP-binding protein has product MASVELQNLSHSYGRGEMRRQVLQGISLRIDPGEVVLLTGPSGCGKTTLLTLIGALRTVQSGHVTVLGHRLDGAGRRQRQQVRRGIGMIFQGHNLLRCLTAEQNVQMGADLLPGLGYRARRDEARQWLRSVGLKDQMGKLPHDLSGGQKQRVAIARALAAHPRLLLADEPTAALDGATGREVVELLRRLARDQSCAVLMVTHDPRILDVADRLLQMEDGCLLPAAQ; this is encoded by the coding sequence ATGGCCTCCGTCGAGCTCCAGAACCTCAGCCACTCTTACGGGCGCGGTGAGATGCGGAGGCAGGTGCTGCAGGGCATCAGCCTCAGGATCGATCCCGGCGAGGTGGTGCTGCTGACGGGGCCATCCGGTTGCGGCAAGACAACGCTGCTGACCCTGATTGGTGCCCTGCGCACGGTGCAGTCCGGTCACGTCACTGTGCTCGGTCATCGTCTTGACGGTGCCGGTCGCCGCCAGCGGCAACAGGTGCGCCGTGGCATCGGCATGATTTTTCAGGGCCACAACCTGTTGCGTTGCCTCACAGCGGAACAGAACGTTCAGATGGGGGCCGATCTCCTGCCAGGACTCGGCTACCGCGCCCGACGGGATGAGGCCCGGCAGTGGCTGCGCTCCGTCGGCTTGAAGGATCAGATGGGCAAATTGCCCCACGACTTATCGGGTGGACAGAAGCAGCGGGTGGCGATCGCCCGTGCGCTTGCGGCCCACCCACGGCTGCTGCTGGCCGATGAACCGACGGCTGCCCTGGATGGAGCCACGGGTCGGGAGGTGGTCGAACTGTTGCGGCGACTGGCGCGGGATCAGTCCTGTGCGGTGTTGATGGTGACCCACGATCCACGCATCCTTGACGTGGCGGACCGGTTGCTGCAGATGGAGGATGGCTGCCTGCTGCCGGCTGCGCAGTAA
- a CDS encoding phycocyanobilin:ferredoxin oxidoreductase yields the protein MQSPPSESSSTVAPLIPSLAETIRGAWIGLPELKPLDADSDFSSIEGQLEGDDLLIRNELLCCRGVRKIHLELARLGRGLQILHCVWFPDPRFDLPIFGADIVAGPAGVSAAIVDLSPVSGTLPSGIETALAGTPSPAFRQVRDLPGWGTIFSPHVCFIRPDGAEEEVLFRSRVEEVLTILRTAVLQTACEPATAASTIRRYEGQLSYCLQQKRNDKTRRVLEKAFDASWADRYIEELLFDDPLPPG from the coding sequence ATGCAGTCCCCGCCGTCTGAGTCTTCATCGACGGTTGCTCCCCTGATTCCCTCCCTTGCCGAGACGATCCGGGGTGCCTGGATCGGGTTACCAGAGCTGAAACCGCTCGACGCCGACTCCGATTTCTCAAGCATTGAGGGGCAACTGGAAGGGGATGACCTGCTCATTCGCAACGAGCTGCTGTGTTGCCGCGGTGTACGCAAGATCCACCTGGAACTGGCGCGGCTCGGTCGGGGTCTGCAGATTCTCCACTGCGTCTGGTTCCCGGACCCCCGCTTCGATCTGCCGATTTTCGGTGCCGATATCGTGGCCGGTCCCGCAGGGGTCTCCGCTGCAATTGTCGATCTCTCTCCGGTGTCCGGAACCTTGCCGTCGGGTATTGAAACGGCCCTGGCAGGCACTCCCAGTCCGGCTTTTCGCCAGGTGCGCGATCTGCCGGGGTGGGGCACGATTTTTTCCCCCCATGTCTGTTTCATCCGTCCGGATGGTGCTGAGGAGGAGGTGCTGTTCCGCTCACGGGTGGAGGAGGTGCTGACCATCCTGCGAACAGCTGTGCTCCAGACAGCCTGCGAACCAGCGACAGCGGCTTCTACGATCCGCCGGTATGAAGGACAACTGAGCTATTGCCTCCAGCAGAAGCGCAACGACAAGACCCGCAGGGTGCTGGAGAAAGCCTTCGACGCCTCCTGGGCCGATCGCTACATCGAAGAACTGCTGTTCGACGATCCTTTGCCTCCAGGTTGA
- the devC gene encoding ABC transporter permease DevC, whose amino-acid sequence MKTLWQGRRIPLSWLLLSRQPVRLLVALAGISFAGILMFMQLGFRDGLFDASVTVHRLFDADLVLISPRSASSVDMAGFPRRRLVQALADPAVEGVSPVHWGLMLWRNPETRRTRAILSLGFNPDDPFFVDSSLSEKTEVLKQKGRILFDQLSRPEFGPIADWYREGRTVETEIAGNRIRVEGLVSLGTSFGADGNLLTSTETFLDLSPQKSRGAIEVGLIRLRPGADPETVVQRLDSRLPNDVKVLTKRGFIDFEKNYWKSGTSIGFIFTLGAAMGFVVGCVIVYQVLYTDVSDHLPEYATLMAMGYRLSHLLGVVVREGFYLAVMGYIPAYIAGQGLYWFVRDATKLPVGMDLTKAITVGGMILVMCMLSSLLAMRRLVDADPAEIF is encoded by the coding sequence ATGAAGACCCTCTGGCAGGGACGTCGAATTCCTCTGTCCTGGCTGTTGCTGTCCCGTCAGCCCGTTCGCCTTCTGGTGGCTCTGGCTGGGATCAGCTTTGCCGGGATCCTGATGTTCATGCAGCTGGGGTTTCGCGATGGACTGTTTGACGCCAGCGTCACGGTGCACCGTCTGTTCGATGCCGATCTGGTGCTGATCAGTCCCCGCTCCGCCAGTTCGGTTGATATGGCTGGATTCCCGCGAAGACGACTTGTTCAGGCACTGGCCGATCCTGCGGTCGAGGGGGTGAGCCCGGTCCATTGGGGCTTGATGCTGTGGCGTAACCCGGAAACCCGCCGCACCCGAGCCATCCTGAGCCTGGGGTTCAATCCGGATGATCCCTTTTTTGTGGATTCCAGCCTGTCTGAAAAAACCGAAGTCCTCAAACAGAAAGGCAGGATCCTGTTTGATCAGCTGTCACGGCCGGAATTCGGTCCCATCGCTGATTGGTATCGGGAGGGCCGCACTGTTGAAACGGAAATCGCCGGCAATCGCATCCGCGTTGAAGGTCTGGTGAGTCTCGGCACCAGTTTCGGGGCCGACGGCAACCTGCTCACCAGTACGGAGACTTTTCTGGATCTCTCCCCACAGAAATCGCGCGGGGCCATTGAAGTCGGTCTGATCCGTCTGCGTCCGGGGGCGGATCCAGAGACGGTCGTTCAAAGGCTGGACTCAAGGCTTCCCAACGACGTCAAAGTCCTCACCAAACGGGGATTCATTGACTTCGAGAAGAACTATTGGAAAAGCGGCACGTCGATTGGATTCATCTTCACCCTCGGAGCCGCCATGGGCTTCGTTGTGGGCTGCGTGATCGTTTACCAGGTTCTCTACACCGATGTCAGTGACCATCTCCCGGAATACGCCACCTTGATGGCCATGGGCTATCGCCTCAGCCATCTGCTCGGCGTTGTGGTTCGAGAGGGGTTCTACTTGGCGGTTATGGGCTACATCCCTGCCTACATCGCTGGTCAGGGGCTGTACTGGTTTGTCCGTGATGCCACGAAGCTCCCTGTGGGGATGGATCTGACTAAAGCAATCACCGTCGGCGGCATGATCCTGGTGATGTGCATGCTGTCCTCGCTGCTGGCGATGCGTCGTCTGGTCGATGCAGACCCTGCGGAAATCTTCTGA
- a CDS encoding glycosyltransferase family 2 protein, translating to MFVSVVIPTYNRRPILEKCLLALERQQVSPEIDRYEVVVVDDGSTDGTPDWLRGAAERFPHVRLIEQSHGGPAEGRNRGVDHAHGDVIVFIDSDLVVTDSFLSCHASSLVRSWEARGDRLCFTYGAVVNTANFEQPTAERHKLRDLSWAYFATGNVAIAKEVLQRAGLFDTGFRLYGWEDLELGERLRRMGVQLIKCPAAVGYHWHPALTLDQIPRLIEVEGERARMGLVFFRKHPTRRVRFIIQFTWLHRLLWELLTLGGLINEHSLRPLLRWLICHGYSGTAMELLRLPLNRIGVRALFQEARLAGLR from the coding sequence ATGTTCGTCAGCGTCGTCATCCCGACCTACAACCGCCGGCCGATCCTTGAGAAGTGTCTGCTGGCACTTGAGCGTCAGCAGGTGTCTCCCGAGATTGACCGTTATGAGGTGGTGGTGGTGGATGACGGATCCACCGATGGAACCCCGGATTGGTTGCGTGGGGCGGCGGAGCGTTTCCCTCATGTGCGGTTGATTGAGCAGTCCCATGGCGGCCCTGCTGAGGGGCGGAATCGCGGCGTCGATCACGCCCATGGCGATGTCATCGTCTTCATCGACAGTGACCTGGTGGTCACGGACAGCTTTCTGTCCTGTCATGCCAGCAGCCTTGTTCGCAGCTGGGAAGCGCGCGGTGATCGCCTGTGCTTTACCTATGGCGCTGTTGTCAACACAGCCAATTTCGAGCAGCCCACGGCTGAACGGCACAAGCTGCGGGATCTCTCATGGGCCTATTTCGCGACCGGAAATGTCGCCATCGCCAAGGAGGTGCTGCAGCGTGCCGGATTGTTCGATACCGGATTCCGCCTTTACGGCTGGGAAGACCTTGAACTGGGCGAGCGGTTGCGCCGCATGGGGGTGCAGCTGATCAAGTGCCCTGCTGCCGTGGGGTACCACTGGCATCCAGCCCTGACCCTCGATCAAATCCCGCGATTGATTGAGGTGGAAGGGGAACGCGCACGGATGGGTCTGGTGTTCTTCCGCAAACATCCGACGCGCCGCGTGCGATTCATCATCCAGTTCACTTGGCTGCATCGCCTGCTGTGGGAGCTGCTCACCCTCGGGGGGCTGATCAATGAGCACAGCCTGCGGCCTCTGCTGCGTTGGTTGATTTGTCATGGCTACTCCGGCACGGCCATGGAATTGCTGCGGCTTCCCCTCAACCGGATCGGGGTGCGTGCTCTGTTTCAGGAGGCTCGTCTGGCTGGCTTGCGCTGA
- the tsf gene encoding translation elongation factor Ts: MAAVSAKLVKDLRDKTGAGMMDCKKALAATDGDANKAVEWLRQKGIASAEKKSGRTAAEGAISSYIHTGSRVGVLIEINCETDFVARGDMFQELLRDVSMQVAACPNVEYVSTDDIPDEIREREKAIEMGRDDLDGKPEQMKVKIVEGRIGKRLKELALMEQPFIKDSSITVTELVKQTAGKIGENVQVRRFTRYTLGEGIEVEESDFAAEVASMKAAG; the protein is encoded by the coding sequence ATGGCAGCCGTATCCGCCAAGCTTGTCAAAGACCTGCGCGACAAGACCGGCGCGGGAATGATGGATTGCAAGAAGGCCCTGGCGGCCACCGATGGTGACGCCAACAAGGCGGTCGAGTGGCTGCGACAGAAAGGCATCGCCAGCGCCGAGAAGAAGTCCGGCCGAACCGCTGCCGAAGGTGCCATCAGCAGCTACATCCACACCGGCTCCCGGGTTGGTGTGCTGATCGAAATCAATTGCGAGACCGACTTCGTCGCCCGTGGCGACATGTTCCAGGAGCTGCTGAGGGATGTCTCGATGCAGGTGGCGGCTTGCCCCAACGTGGAATACGTCAGCACCGATGACATTCCCGATGAAATTCGGGAGCGTGAGAAGGCCATTGAGATGGGTCGCGATGACCTGGATGGCAAGCCGGAGCAGATGAAGGTGAAGATCGTTGAAGGCCGGATCGGCAAGCGCCTGAAGGAGCTCGCGCTGATGGAGCAACCCTTCATCAAGGACAGCTCGATCACGGTGACTGAACTGGTCAAGCAGACCGCCGGCAAAATCGGTGAAAACGTGCAGGTGCGTCGCTTCACCCGTTACACCCTTGGCGAGGGCATCGAGGTGGAGGAGTCCGATTTCGCTGCGGAAGTCGCCTCCATGAAGGCTGCTGGCTGA